A segment of the Melopsittacus undulatus isolate bMelUnd1 chromosome 13, bMelUnd1.mat.Z, whole genome shotgun sequence genome:
gtgtttattattatttattatatcaTTTCATTCCAGGCACCCAGCACCATGTGCCAGGAGCATTGTGGGATGGCAGGAAACTGCTGTGCACCAGCTACACATGGGATTTACCTCCAATGGCTGAGCATATGCCACACAACTGCAGGTAAGACACTGGGACACATCCCAAGGGGCTCATTGGTAAGGGCAAGGATGCATAGAGAGCGCTGCAGTGATTGCGTTGAGACATATAGCGGTTCCTTGATGGTTCTGTAGGGTTGTGCACCACACCACCCTCTCCCATGCAGCTCACGGGAGCATTCAAGGTGCACAAACCCTGCTTTTGTACCCAGAGCCAACCTCAAACTGCAGGGCCAGAAGGTTGAGGCTTTGTCCTGTGCAAGCCCATTGTGCAAGCTGCACGGAGCAGGCGTTCCTCTAACAGCTCAGTCATGCCAATGACCGGGGTCATGCTCACACCACAGTTACAGCCCAACGTTTACTCAGAAAACTTTATTGTATCAAAAGCCCACCTTAAAAAGTGCAAAGAGGAGTTGCTTTAGGCCCTGTGCCTGccatgcagcagggagagcagggccagcagccagCACCCAGCGCCCCAGCAGCAGTCAGAGCAACCATGTTCCAACAGTATGGGCcttgccctgtgctgctgtgacaaGTGGGCTCTGCCATGCCGAGATACTGGCACAAACTGGTGCATGAGGAAGCCTGCTACAGGCAGTAAGAGCCTCTGCCACTAGCAAGTGCCATGGACAAATGGCCCCAGGGAGCAGAAAACAGGATAACAGCACAAGGTCCCTGTATCCTTCCCCAGCAAGCCCCAGGATACATTCTTGCTTATCACAAGTGACATCCCaatgcagtgcagtgcaggagAGGAACCAGCCCTCGAGCACTTTTTTCCCAGGTGCTGCACCCTCATCCCCTTTAAGAACTTTGCATGTGGGATAAAACATTGTGAGCTAACCAGAAACTGAGCAAACTGACTCTTTACCAGGAATTCCTGCCCTTTCTCCTGGGACATCACCACATGCTCTGTGCACAGGTCCCCACTGTCCCTGATTCTATCCATTGCTGGTCAGGAACCGGACCAGGATGCCCACCAGCAGGACAGCgacagcagtggcagcagccagcacgCGGTAGATGATCAGAGTCCTCCACACCACCTCGGGaggagcagggacagcagcaggctCCTCCTGTGTGGTGAGCTGGTGGTCAGGTTGGCTCTCGCCTTCGATGGTGCTCTCACAGAGAACCACAGTGTCCACGGTGTCAGTGTCAATGTGGTCTGTGTAACAGAAAGGTGAGTGTTGTAGGGAAGCTGAGCTGCAAAGTGAGGACATCCCAGTCTGATGCTGCACAAGCACAGTCCCCTTTCCCAAGGCTCACGGACACTGGGACATGCCACAGCAATGGGGCTGGGCTcttccctggagcagccaggGTGGTAACAGGGGGTTTTGTACCCCCTTACAAAGTACAGGGGAAGTGCCACTGGCCTGGGACAAGCACCAGGCATCTGGGTTTGCAGGACAGACACActgtgaaggaaaggaagggcTGGGTGGAGAATTCAGGCTCCCTCCCTGTAGTCAGGCCTGGTTACATACCCACTGCAGATGTTTTGTTAGCAGCTGTGCCACTGGAGTTCACATCTTCCAGCTGTTTTTTCACTCCAGCTCGGACCTGAGCCTGAAAGCACACAAAGGATCTTTGCACTTCTCAGTGTGAGAATCTCCTGCCAGAGCAAGGATCTCCTGCCCAGCCAAGCAAACCTCTTCCTTCCACTCCCCCAAAGCAAGCACGATCAGCACCAAATTGCTCCTCTGCCACAGGAGAGGGACAGATCCCGTTTCACTGTTGCCTCCTCCCAGAGGGCTGAGGCATTGTACTGGGACAGGAACTCCCCTAACACCATTCAAGAGTTACTGGAGAGCAGCACAGATCTCACCTCTTCTGCAGCTTTCTTCCAATCCATGCGCATGACAAAAGTGGAGAAGGAAAGGGCTTGCAAAGAGATGCAGATGATCATTCCCACCCATAGACCTGCAGCAATGGAAAGTTACTTCAGGAAAGGCCTGACAAAGCCTGCTTTTGACAGCTACTGTCAAAACACCCGAGGCAGTGGCACCAGATTATTGCCCAATGTCTAACCCTGTCTGGATGGGAGAGGAAACAGGGTGCTCCTATGCTGGGAGCAAGCCTGGATTAATGGGCTATCTCAGCCCTGATCTGATGGAGGTTACTCAGAAGCTGTCTCAGGTAACACTTCAGTGTGCAGTCCAGCCCCACTGATCCAAAGAAAGATCCAAGCACAAGGGCAGAGCTCAAGGCACAGGATTTGGCCCAGCAGAagcagtgctggcagctcaTCCAGCACCAAATGGAGGGAGGACACACATACCTAACACCCCCATCTTAGCTGCAAACATCAGGGAGATGCCGATGGGCAGGCCCATGGTGTAATAGCCAACGGCGTTGGCAATAGCACCCAGCTTCTGCTTCCCCGTGCCCCGCAGCACGCCGCCACACGTCGCCTAAGGAAAGCAGGCAGAGGAATCAGTACAGTGGACAGCATGTGTCATGGAAGGTACCATCACAGGGGTATGGCACAGCCCTCTGAACAGGGGAACCCACAGCACTGTCCTGCAAAGCCAAGAGAGACCAAAGCCACTTCACAGGGCACATGGCGCAGGGCTCCTCTCGTTCCAGGCACAGGATGTGGAGCTGTCTGCAGGTACTGAGGCCTGCCAGCAGACCCCGCAGTGCTTTCCATGCTGCCTCGATCCCCTCCCAGGGACATAACAGGAGGAAACAGGATGAAATTACTATCTAACAAGTTGTATGAGTACTGCCCTTATGTTGGGAGTACCTGGGATCTCTCAAGATCCAGCTTCTCACTCGTGTTGCTCTGACAAGATAGTAAAAAGCTGAAGCCTTGccaggggaagagaaggagaaagaactgAGTTGTGTGTAGCAAAGCCAAAGGGCAGCCACAAGCACAGGGGATACTGAGGTGCTATAGGTAACACAAACAGCTGCTTTGACAGTTATCAGCTTGCTTCTCTGTCATTTTAACAGATCAAAAAAGTGAGTTAGGCAGCTTTGCACTCTCCATTGTACCCCAACCTACAGAGAGGAATCGCTCCATGTGCTGGAAtactcactgctgctgcatcaAACAAGTGGAATGGAGCAAAGATGATCATCACTTTGGACACCAAGATAACGATCTCCCTGTTGGGAAGATGTACATACTGGTCAGGGAAAACAGCACAGCCTGGTGCCAAGGGACTCTGGTTCTGACACATTTCCCTCAGCCAGCTGCAAAGCCTGATCCCAGCCCATGAGACTTGAGTGGATGGGTGCAGCTTGGGTACCACTATGGCAGCGTCTGAGCGCCAGAAACATCTGTGCTGCCCAGTGGGGAGGAATATGTTTGCCAGATGGGGGTTTATGAGCTCTATCTATCAGCAGCTTCTGAGCAGCTCCTCGGTGTAAATCACACCCTCCAAGAAGGTAATAATACTCCAAAGAAAGCTGTTAACCTACTTGTCATTGGTGAAGATGTATCCCACCACATCCTTCAGGGTCCCCAGTAACGTTGCAACCACCACAGCAaaaacttctgaaagaaaaagaaatagtcaAATTGTTTGCCTCCAGGACAGCAGGTCCTGCTCCTGATCCAGACCTCAGTGCTCCATGTGATGGGGACCAGGCTTGGCTGACCTCCAAGTGACACCACAGTACAGGAAAAGTCTGTTTTCCTCACTTTCTCCCCAGATACTCCCTCTGCTTTCTGGAGGTGGAGGACACAAAGCTAAATTGCATTTTCAACTAGCATAGCCTTTGTACCAAGCTCctaacagaaaaagagatgtcAGGGTCTCACCTTCCCCAAACAGAGCATTAGACAAGTAGGTCTGGGTTCCTATGGGGAGTCCCCAGCCCTATGAGGGGGAACTGAACCATCTGCTAATAACTGCACTTTATTCCACTCTGCAGGACCTGGGCTGACCTGTGCACAGCAGGGCAGTGATGCAGGAGGTCTTGGCTTGCACCACATCCCCTGATCCCAAAGCATTGCCCACTCTGACGCTCGCAGCCACGCTGAACCCCAGAGGCACCTGAGAAGCAGGAGACAAGGAAGAGGTGAGTGGCAACAGAACCTGCAGCaattttcctcttccccagtAGGGAATTTGGGGCAAAtgggcactgctgcagcaaGGGGTTTTCCATCTGCAGCACACCTGGGGATGTACAATTGTTCTGCAGGCCTGGGAGTCATCACCTGCCTGGTACCAACTCCCGCTTCCCTCCCAGCCTTGATCTTAAGTACCACAGTTTGGGGCTTCCTTCCAGGCTGATCTTTTACACACCCAGCCCTTACCATGTACGCTGCAGAGGAGAGCTCATAGATGACAGACTGTGCACCCAGCTCCACCACACTGAGCAGACCTGGAAAAGATTCAGCACTGGGTCAGAATTCATCTCCTCCTTTGCTGACAAGAAGGCAGTGACTACAGGGTTCCCATCTAACATCCTGCAGAGCGAGGAGGCTGCCTGCAGGACACACTCGAGGCAGCCACCAGAGCACTTCCATGGCTGGAAGATGAGCTGTTGagctaagggaaaaaaagaggatttgGACTCACCTGCCAAGAAGCTTCCAATCTCAAAGGTCCACCATTCAATACACATCATGAGCATGCTGGGCACTGCCAGCCAGGTAAAGGAACCCCAGTCCAGGAGACAGTCCTTGCACCAACCTGCAATGAGGAGGTGAAGCAAAATGAATGCATGTTCCCCTTTGCTGCTGTACCATGTTCTGTTCCTGAGACAGAACGATCAACAAGAAAGTACTTGGAGCTACAGTAAAGGCCCTGAGGACATGGCTGCAGCATCTTCCTGCCTTGAGGGAATGGTAATCCCTTTGTCAGTTGCTGGTGACAGTGCCAAATCCTCAGGGCCAGATACCCGTATTTCAAAGGATTAAGCTATGAACAGTACCTCCCCAGGTCTCCACATAAATCTTCTTCCACCATACGTAAAGGAAGAGCAGAATGGCCTGGGTGTACTGAGAAACAGTGTTGGCCCAGGCAGAGCCCCTGGGGAGAGAGACAGGCAGGTCAGAGGGTACTAGAACCAGGCACTCAGGACACCCCCAGCCCCTAGCAAACCCCTGCACCCAGGGAGAGGCTGTCACTACCTCTGCTCACACTTACACCAAGCCCAGCTTCAGTGCATACAGGAAGAAGGCGTTCATGGCCACATTGAGGAGGTTGGCTGCAATCCCTGTCAGCACCTGAGGCAAAATGATGGCCTGGAAGCCAAGAAGGAACTTTGGAGTTTACTGCCCCAACACTgcccaagccccatccagcaaACACAGCGGAGACCTACAGCAGTGCCCAAGGAGAAAGCCTAGAAGGCAGCTCTTGTTTCAGGTAAAGCTGGATTGTGTTAGGCATGCAGAAGGGAGCTACAGGGCTCAAGAACTGGTGGAATCAAAATGCAGAGCTGGGAGGTAGCAATGGGGAAATGGAGCAAACCAAGCGTGATTCCCATGAGCTCTTCCTGCCCTGCAGGGCTGGCTGGGGACTGTGCATCACACATTcctcagcccagctctcctCAGATGAATTTAGATGCCAAGTTTTATGCATGTTCCAGAGCCTGGCTAGTTATACCATACCTGACTTAGTAAATACCTTGTCTGCAGCTGGTACAGAAACGCTGCCTGCAAGAGTCAAGATTCATTTCATCAGCACCACCACACTGATTCGACTGACAGCTACCATTCAGCACTCACAGATGGGTCCTTCCCTCAGCTCCCCACACtgcccagcaccctgctccTATGGTCTGGTCTGCCACCCAAAGCCAAGAGTAGCAAAAGGcacctcctgctcccactgGGAAGAGAGATCAGTCTCTAAATGGGAAATCTCCTGTGCTGCCTAGTCAGTATGAAGTGACTGGAAGCCTTGGAGGAATGGATTAACCCACAGGCCCTTATTCCCCAGAGGTACTGCTCTGAACCAAGAGCCCAGCAGCTATGAGTGTGTGTGAACAGCAAGCTGCAGGCTTTATCTCAGAGCTAAGAGTGAGCCCTGGAGCCCTTGGTTCCAATGTCCATCACCGGTTATGTGTTGTGCAGAGACGTGGCCTGCAATAAAAGCCTTTGCACAGCAAGATGAAAGACTGCATGTTTGCTGGTCCAGCAGCTGCTGGCCAACACACATCTGTTAAAGCCCAAGATCAAGGAGCACATTGCAAAACCCTCACTATGCTGTTCTGTGATCCAAGCAGCAAAGACCCTCCTACCCTTCCCCTAATGTTACTGAGGGATGCAGAGCTTCTAACAGCTTTAGCAGCAACTTACAGGAAGCGCTGGAATAAAGATCATCACGTAGACCTGAGTTAACCTGGAAAGACAGTTGTTTCCTCAGTTAATAACAGAGCAAAGCAAGAATCAAGCCAAGCAGCTTGCACTCAAGCTCCACAGAGCCTTGATTCCAACACCACATGGCAACCCACCCACAGCCAAATGCCTCATCCAGCAGGGCTTTATCTGATTGCTGACCTGGAGACCTCAGGGTCCTGtcggaggagcaggaggatcCTCTCAGTG
Coding sequences within it:
- the LOC115945470 gene encoding multidrug and toxin extrusion protein 2 — protein: MSQTYGSKNLKQVGTILQRGILILLLCCFPCWALFINTERILLLLRQDPEVSRLTQVYVMIFIPALPAAFLYQLQTRYLLSQAIILPQVLTGIAANLLNVAMNAFFLYALKLGLVGSAWANTVSQYTQAILLFLYVWWKKIYVETWGGWCKDCLLDWGSFTWLAVPSMLMMCIEWWTFEIGSFLAGLLSVVELGAQSVIYELSSAAYMVPLGFSVAASVRVGNALGSGDVVQAKTSCITALLCTEVFAVVVATLLGTLKDVVGYIFTNDKEIVILVSKVMIIFAPFHLFDAAAATCGGVLRGTGKQKLGAIANAVGYYTMGLPIGISLMFAAKMGVLGLWVGMIICISLQALSFSTFVMRMDWKKAAEEAQVRAGVKKQLEDVNSSGTAANKTSAVDHIDTDTVDTVVLCESTIEGESQPDHQLTTQEEPAAVPAPPEVVWRTLIIYRVLAAATAVAVLLVGILVRFLTSNG